The window GAATTGGTGATTTTGAAACTTTAAAAAATGAAAATCCGGCAATAGAAATAGACCCCATTGAAGGAGAACAGGTGATACTGCCGGCTTTTGTAGATTCGCATACACACATTTGTTTCGGAGGAAACCGTGCCAATGACTTTGCGATGCGTAATGCAGGTAAAACTTATCTGGAAATTGCGGAAAGTGGCGGCGGGATCTGGAGTTCTGTACAACATACAAGAAATGCTTCGGAAGAAGAATTACTGAAAACTCTGTTGGAAAGAATCAAATTTCTTGTAGATCTTGGGATTACAACGATTGAAGTAAAGAGTGGCTATGGGCTGGATGTTGATAACGAGTTGAAAATGCTTAGAATCATTAAAAAAGCACAGGAATCAACAAAAGCAACATTAGTTCCTACCTGTCTTTCCGCACATTTAAAACCAAGAGATTTTGAAGGCAGCAATCCGGAATATCTGAACTATATCCTTACTGAAATTCTTCCTAAAGTAAAAGAAGAGAATCTTGCAAAACGGGTAGATATCTTTATTGAAAAATCAGCATTCCAGCCTGAAGAAAGTAAAGAATTTCTCCTTAAAACTAAAGATTTAGGTTTCGGGATAACGGTTCATGCAGACCAATTTACACCAGGAAGTTCAAGAATTGCGGTAGAAGTAGGGGCAAAATCAGCGGACCATTTGGAAGCAACTATTGATGAAGATATAGACTTCCTAGCTCAATCTGACACTGTTGCAACAGCGCTTCCGGGAGCAAGTTTAGGATTAGGTGAAAAATTTACACCAGCAAGAAAATTATTAGATGCAGGAGCTATCGTAGCCATAGCAAGTGACTGGAATCCGGGATCCGCTCCTATGGGGAACTTAATCACTCAAGCTTCTATTTTAGCAACATTTCAAAAACTGACAACCGCTGAAGTATTGGCAGGAATGACTTATCGTGCTGCTTATGCTCTTAATCTTGAAGACAGAGGAAAACTTGAAGCAGGTAAAAAAGCAGATTTTGTGACTTTTAAAACCAATAATTTCCAGAATGTTCTTTATAATCAAGGAAGTCTTAAAGCTGAACATGTTTACATTGATGGAAAACAGGTAGGTTAAAATATAAAAAACTTAATCAAAATGGAAGAAAGGCAATTAGAAAAAGAACTTGATTATAGAGGTTTTTGGAACTGGTTTTTAACAAAAGAAAAAGACTTTTATGAAGTCGTTAAAAATGGCGGTCAGGAAGCAATTGAGAAAGAATTTTTTGACCAAATTGTTCCCAGGCTCACCGAAATCAATGATGGTTATTATTTTCTGACTGGGATGAGTGATGATTCCACAGCAGAATTGGTGCTTACGGCAGATGGTGAGATCAGAAATGTTGTTTTCATTGAAGAACTTATTGAAGCTGCTCCTAAACTCGATCACTGGAAGTTTACCGCATTGAAACCTGCAATGGATATAAAGAATGTAAACGTTACCATGGGCGATTACACATTTACAAAAGATAACATCTTTTTCTATTCCAATGAACAGGAAGAATATCCTGACGAGATTGATTTGGTTTTTGTTTACAATGGAAATACTGAAAATAAAGACGCTGTTACAACAGGAGTTTGTATTTTTTTAGATAATTTTTTAGGTGAATTGAATTTTGCCACCCAGATTGATACGTTTACCGTGGTAGGAAAAGATCATGCTCAAAAAGAACTTGTCC of the Chryseobacterium capnotolerans genome contains:
- the hutI gene encoding imidazolonepropionase; translation: MKLIGPFKQVVTLANLPLRGKLADEQLEIIVDGGILVENGTIQRIGDFETLKNENPAIEIDPIEGEQVILPAFVDSHTHICFGGNRANDFAMRNAGKTYLEIAESGGGIWSSVQHTRNASEEELLKTLLERIKFLVDLGITTIEVKSGYGLDVDNELKMLRIIKKAQESTKATLVPTCLSAHLKPRDFEGSNPEYLNYILTEILPKVKEENLAKRVDIFIEKSAFQPEESKEFLLKTKDLGFGITVHADQFTPGSSRIAVEVGAKSADHLEATIDEDIDFLAQSDTVATALPGASLGLGEKFTPARKLLDAGAIVAIASDWNPGSAPMGNLITQASILATFQKLTTAEVLAGMTYRAAYALNLEDRGKLEAGKKADFVTFKTNNFQNVLYNQGSLKAEHVYIDGKQVG
- a CDS encoding DUF695 domain-containing protein, whose protein sequence is MEERQLEKELDYRGFWNWFLTKEKDFYEVVKNGGQEAIEKEFFDQIVPRLTEINDGYYFLTGMSDDSTAELVLTADGEIRNVVFIEELIEAAPKLDHWKFTALKPAMDIKNVNVTMGDYTFTKDNIFFYSNEQEEYPDEIDLVFVYNGNTENKDAVTTGVCIFLDNFLGELNFATQIDTFTVVGKDHAQKELVPIEKLKDFLLWREREFTEKYKSVKRADVDEQFSILRATLGDERPLIACMNLPLLNYDAKASYPWISVLKFHYNGENNDGLPEQEDFEKLGDIEDKAIENLKEKGYLYIGRETADNIKESYFAGKDFRAISKVFKNIKDNTPEYSTSFRIFKDKYWQYFKYYNNAV